In Hemicordylus capensis ecotype Gifberg chromosome 3, rHemCap1.1.pri, whole genome shotgun sequence, one DNA window encodes the following:
- the MORN4 gene encoding MORN repeat-containing protein 4 isoform X1, whose amino-acid sequence MSCCPAFPKAGTMTLTKGSFTYSSGEEYRGEWKEGRRHGVGQLTFADGSVYLGHFENGLFNGCGVLSFADGSRYEGEFVQGKFNGVGVFTRYDNMIFEGEFKGGRVDGFGLLTFPDGSHGIPRNEGLFENNKLLRREKCQSVIQRAQSASKLAHDLSA is encoded by the exons CTGCTGTCCTGCCTTCCCGAAAGCTGGCACAATGACCCTGACCAAGGGCTCCTTCACCTACTCCAGTGGGGAGGAATATCGTGGGGAGTGGAAGGAAG GGCGCCGGCATGGTGTTGGGCAGTTGACATTTGCTGATGGCAGCGTTTACCTGGGACACTTTGAGAATGGTCTCTTCAATGGCTGTGGGGTGCTCTCTTTTGCAGATGGCTCCAG GTATGAAGGGGAGTTTGTACAGGGAAAGTTCAATGGTGTCGGAGTCTTCACGCGATATGATAACATGATCTTCGAGGGAGAATTCAAGGGTGGACGTGTTGATGGCTTTG GGCTTCTGACTTTCCCTGATGGTTCCCATGGGATCCCCCGTAATGAAGGtttatttgagaacaacaaacTGTTGCGGCGGGAGAAGTGCCAGTCAGTGATCCAGCGTGCACAGAGTGCCTCCAAACTGGCGCACGACCTCTCAGCATGA
- the MORN4 gene encoding MORN repeat-containing protein 4 isoform X2, whose product MTLTKGSFTYSSGEEYRGEWKEGRRHGVGQLTFADGSVYLGHFENGLFNGCGVLSFADGSRYEGEFVQGKFNGVGVFTRYDNMIFEGEFKGGRVDGFGLLTFPDGSHGIPRNEGLFENNKLLRREKCQSVIQRAQSASKLAHDLSA is encoded by the exons ATGACCCTGACCAAGGGCTCCTTCACCTACTCCAGTGGGGAGGAATATCGTGGGGAGTGGAAGGAAG GGCGCCGGCATGGTGTTGGGCAGTTGACATTTGCTGATGGCAGCGTTTACCTGGGACACTTTGAGAATGGTCTCTTCAATGGCTGTGGGGTGCTCTCTTTTGCAGATGGCTCCAG GTATGAAGGGGAGTTTGTACAGGGAAAGTTCAATGGTGTCGGAGTCTTCACGCGATATGATAACATGATCTTCGAGGGAGAATTCAAGGGTGGACGTGTTGATGGCTTTG GGCTTCTGACTTTCCCTGATGGTTCCCATGGGATCCCCCGTAATGAAGGtttatttgagaacaacaaacTGTTGCGGCGGGAGAAGTGCCAGTCAGTGATCCAGCGTGCACAGAGTGCCTCCAAACTGGCGCACGACCTCTCAGCATGA